From Methanofollis sp., one genomic window encodes:
- a CDS encoding TIGR00725 family protein yields MTDRKMIAVIGDANLPENSEKYILAEKLGCCLIDNGFQLITGGLGGVMEAASKGARNSSHYRSGDTIGIIPGNDPCEANQYVDICIPTGLDIGRNIIVSNADAVIAIGGGAGTLSEMANAWALKRLIIGYRVEGWSGKLADQKIDSRKRYPEIAEDRVYGVNTEIEALNVLKLLPMYDKRHKVIRERIAR; encoded by the coding sequence ATGACTGATCGAAAGATGATTGCAGTGATAGGTGATGCAAATCTGCCTGAGAACTCAGAAAAATATATTCTGGCGGAAAAACTTGGTTGTTGTCTGATTGATAATGGATTTCAATTGATTACCGGTGGACTTGGTGGAGTTATGGAGGCAGCCTCAAAAGGGGCAAGAAATTCATCCCATTATAGGTCTGGTGATACAATAGGTATTATTCCAGGCAATGATCCATGTGAAGCAAACCAGTACGTCGATATTTGTATACCTACTGGTCTGGACATTGGCCGGAATATTATAGTTTCAAATGCAGACGCGGTAATTGCAATAGGCGGAGGTGCAGGCACACTTTCTGAGATGGCAAATGCCTGGGCTCTAAAGCGTTTGATTATTGGATATCGTGTTGAAGGATGGAGCGGAAAACTCGCGGATCAGAAGATCGATTCCCGTAAAAGGTATCCTGAGATCGCTGAAGATCGAGTCTATGGTGTTAACACAGAGATTGAAGCATTAAATGTGCTTAAATTATTGCCAATGTATGATAAGAGGCATAAAGTGATCAGGGAACGGATTGCCAGATAA